In the genome of Pseudomonas sp. P5_109, one region contains:
- a CDS encoding cation diffusion facilitator family transporter yields MSNRGEQSLLKQSTFLMLAVTFAGIITGFVSGAQSILFDGFFSLIAAFIKVLMLITAKLIAKESNQRFQFGSWHLEPMVLVIEGCFIFLVAIYAFLNGVFGIISGGREVELGLVIFYAAFFTVVELIYFFYVRHRNRTLKSSLIQFDNISWLVDAMLSAGLLVSFLIALLLKTQGYDQWAVYVDPMILILLALGMLPPAFKILGPALRDVLGIVPDQLDDKVRQVMEVAKVEHGFDDYISYVQKHGRACFIEIHIVLPKDYWLDGVGQLDSLREEISTKLGEPDAARWLTISFTGDRKWIE; encoded by the coding sequence GTGAGTAATCGAGGCGAGCAGTCGCTGCTCAAACAATCGACCTTCCTGATGCTCGCCGTGACGTTCGCCGGGATCATCACCGGTTTTGTCTCTGGCGCCCAATCCATCCTGTTCGATGGCTTCTTTTCGTTAATCGCGGCCTTCATCAAGGTGCTGATGCTGATCACCGCCAAGCTGATCGCCAAGGAAAGCAATCAGCGCTTCCAGTTCGGCTCCTGGCACCTGGAACCCATGGTGTTGGTGATCGAGGGTTGCTTCATTTTCCTGGTCGCCATTTATGCCTTTCTCAACGGTGTGTTCGGCATCATCAGTGGTGGCCGCGAGGTCGAGCTCGGGCTGGTGATCTTCTACGCGGCGTTCTTCACTGTCGTTGAGCTCATTTATTTCTTTTACGTCCGCCATCGCAATCGCACACTCAAATCATCGCTGATCCAGTTCGACAACATCAGTTGGCTGGTGGACGCGATGCTGTCGGCGGGACTGTTGGTGAGTTTCCTCATCGCGCTGCTGCTCAAGACTCAGGGCTACGACCAGTGGGCGGTGTATGTCGACCCGATGATCCTGATTCTGCTGGCCTTGGGCATGCTTCCCCCGGCCTTCAAAATCCTCGGCCCGGCCTTGCGCGATGTCTTGGGGATTGTCCCGGATCAATTGGACGACAAGGTGCGTCAGGTGATGGAGGTGGCGAAGGTCGAGCATGGTTTCGACGACTACATTTCCTACGTGCAGAAACACGGCAGGGCCTGTTTTATCGAGATTCACATCGTATTGCCGAAGGATTACTGGCTGGACGGTGTGGGGCAGTTGGACAGCTTGCGCGAGGAGATATCCACAAAGCTTGGCGAGCCGGAT